ATCTTTCAGCTCTTTATAGCGCTGAAGAGTAGACTGAACGCCACGAGCGATGTCGTAGTGCTCTTGTCCAACTACCAATGGATCCAGTTGACGTGAAGTAGAATCTAGCGGGTCGATCGCTGGGTATAGACCCATAGATGCGATGTTACGGTTAAGTACAACCGTTGCATCCAAGTGAGCGAACGTTGTTGCTGGAGACGGGTCAGTCAAGTCATCCGCTGGTACGTATACCGCCTGTACAGACGTGATAGAACCAGATTTAGTTGACGTGATACGCTCTTGTAGAACACCCATTTCTTCAGCTAGTGTAGGTTGGTAACCTACCGCAGAAGGCATACGACCTAGAAGTGCTGATACTTCAGTACCTGCTAGTGTGTAACGGTAGATGTTATCAACGAACAGTAGAACGTCACGACCTTCGTCACGGAAGCGCTCTGCCATTGTTAGACCAGTCAGTGCAACACGTAGACGGTTACCTGGTGGCTCGTTCATCTGACCGTAAACCATCGCTACTTTTGATTCTTCAGGTTTTTCGATGTTTACAACACCTGCTTCCTGCATCTCAAAGTAGAAATCGTTACCTTCACGAGTACGCTCACCTACACCTGCAAATACAGATAGGCCTGAGTGTTGAAGTGCGATGTTGTTGATAAGTTCCATCATGTTAACGGTCTTACCTACACCAGCACCACCGAATAGACCGATTTTACCACCCTTAGCGAATGGACAAATCAAGTCGATTACTTTAACACCAGTTTCTAGAAGAGCTGTCTCGTTAGACTGCTCTTCGTAGCTTGGAGCTTCACGGTGAATGGCGTAATGCTCTTCAGCACCAATCTCGCCACACTCATCAATCGCGTCACCTAGGACGTTCATGATACGACCCAATGTCTTAGTACCTACTGGTACTGAGATTGGAGCGCCAGTATTTTCAACTGTCAAACCACGACGTAAACCATCAGAGCTACCCATTACGATTGCGCGAACTACGCCACCGCCAAGTTGTTGCTGAACTTCAAGAACTAGACGTTCTTGTACTTCATTAACATTCAGAGCGTCGTATACACGAGGTACTTCACCCTGTGGGAACTCTACGTCGACTACCGCACCGATGATCTGTACGATCTTACCTGTAGCCATCGTTAATCCTCTAACTATTTAGTTTTACCTAAGCTTAAACCGCAGCTGCGCCTGAAACGATCTCAGAAAGTTCTTGTGTAATCGCCGCTTGACGCGCTTTGTTATACACAAGTTCTAAGTCATCAATAATGTCACCAGCGTTATCTGTTGCTGATTTCATTGCAATCATTCGAGCCGCTTGCTCACAAGCAAGGTTCTCAACCACACCTTGGTACACTTGAGATTCGACATAGCGAACCAATAGTGCATCTAGTAGTGGTTTTGGCTCGGGCTCATAAATGTAATCCCAAGAATGACTGCGTTTCATTTCTTCGCTATTTGATTTAGGCAAAGGAAGTAATTGATCGATCGTTGGTTCTTGTACCATAGTGTTTTCAAACTTATTGAACACTACGAACAGGCGGTCTAACTCGCCTTCATCATATTTCTTCAGCATAACGCTTACAGAGCCAATCAAATCTTCAAGGCTTGGGCGATCACCCAGACCAGAAACTTGAGCTGCTACTTTCGCGCCGCTGTTGTTGAAAAATGCTGTTGCTTTAGAACCTACAATTGCAAGCTCCACATCAGCACCTTTCTCAGACCAATCTTTCATGTCGTTCATGGCTTTCTTGAACAAGTTAATGTTCAAACCACCACAAAGACCACGGTCTGTAGAAACGATGATGTAACCAACACGTTTGGCTTCACGTTCCTCAAGATAAGGATGCTTATACTCGAGGCTACCATTAGCCAAATGACCGATCACTTTACGCATTGTTTCTGCATATGGACGAGTAGCTTCCATTGCGTCTTGAGAACGACGCATTTTTGAAGCTGCTACCATTTCCATTGCTTTCGTAATCTTCTGTGTGCTTTTAACACTACCGATTTTATTACGTATCTCTTTTGCGCCGGCCATCGTTACTCTCCGTTAATGGTATGAGGTGGCCCTAAGACCACCTACCAATTACCAGGTCTGGGTTGCCTTGAAATCGTCAACAAGCTTCTTCAGCTCAGCTTCGATTTCTTTATTGAAAGCACCCGTTGTGTCGATCTGTGTTGCTAGATCGGCATATTGACCACGAGCAAACGACAGTAAAGCAGCTTCAAAGTCTAGAACTTTAGAAAGTTCAACGTCTTGAAGGTATCCACGCTCTGCAGCGAAGATTACTAGAGCTTGGTCAAATACAGACATAGGAGCGTATTGCTTCTGCTTCATCAGTTCTGTAACTTTTTGACCGTGGTCTAGCTGCTTCTTAGTCGCTTCATCAAGATCCGAAGAGAACTGAGCAAATGCTGCAAGTTCACGGTATTGAGCTAGAGCAGTACGGATACCACCAGATAGCTTCTTGATGATTTTAGTCTGCGCCGAACCACCTACACGAGAAACTGAGATACCTGGGTCAACAGCTGGACGTACGCCCGCGTTGAATAGCTCAGTTTGTAGGAAGATCTGACCATCAGTAATCGAGATTACGTTCGTTGGTACGAATGCAGATACGTCACCAGCTTGCGTTTCGATGATAGGTAGAGCAGTTAAAGAACCAGTCTTGCCTGTCACTTCACCGTTAGTGAATTTTTCTACGTATGCTTCGCTTACACGAGCAGCACGCTCTAGTAGACGAGAGTGAAGGTAGAAAACATCACCTGGGAACGCTTCACGACCTGGTGGACGCTTAAGTAGTAGCGAGATTTGACGGTAAGCTACCGCTTGCTTAGATAGATCATCATAAACAATCAGAGCATCTTCACCGCGATCACGGAAGTATTCGCCCATCGCACAACCAGCATACGGTGCAAGGTATTGCAGCGCTGCAGATTCAGAAGCAGATGCAACAACAACAACAGTGTTTGCTAGTGCGCCGTGCTCTTCTAGTTTGCGAACTACGTTAGCAATAGTCGACGCTTTTTGGCCGATAGCTACGTAGATAGAGAAAATACCAGAATCTTTTTGGTTAATAATCGCATCGATCGCCATGGCTGTTTTACCAGTCTGACGGTCACCGATTACTAGTTCACGTTGACCACGACCGATAGGGATCATTGAGTCAACTGACTTGTAACCAGTTTGAACAGGTTGATCTACCGATTTACGGTCGATTACACCTGGTGCGATAATTTCTACAGGCGAAGTCAATTTAGCTTCGATTGGACCTTTACCATCAATTGGCTCACCTAGCGTGTTTACAACACGACCAAGCATTTCAGGACCTACTGGTACTTCTAGAATACGACCAGTACCTGTAACTTTCATGCCTTCCTGTAGGTCAGCATACGGGCCCATTACAACAGCACCAACCGAATCACGGTTCAAGTTTAGTGCTAGAGCGTAACGGCCACCCGGTAGTTCGATCATTTCACCTTGCATCACGTCCGCTAGGCCGTGGATGCTAAGGATGCCATCGCTTACAGAAACGATAGTACCTTCATTGCGAGCTTCACTAACAACGTCGAAAGATTCAATACGTTGTTTAATTAGATCGCTAATTTCAGTGGAATTAAGTTGCATGCTCCAATCCCCATTAAGACTGCAATGCATCGCTCAGGCGGTCTAGACGACTGCGCGCTGAGTTATCGATGACTAGGTCTCCGGCTCGAATAATAACTCCACTAAGTAGAGTCTCATCTATACTGCAATTCAGCTGAACTTTGCGCGCTAAGCGCTGTTCCAATTTGCTGCTGATATCTGCACGTTGTTCTTTAGAAAGCTCAACCGCTGAAGTTACTTCAACGTCGATCTCTTTTTCATGCTCTTGTTTGAGCAATAAGAACTGTTTACACACATCAGGAAAGGCCATTAAACGACCATTTTCAGCCATCACTTTAATCAAGTTTTGACCGAATTCATCAAATTGTTCGCCACAAATTACAATGAATATTTCAGCTAATTTTTCAGCAGTCATAGAGCTGCTTAATAAATTATGAACATCATCATTTTGTGCCACTTCGGCAGCAAAAGTAAGCATCTGACCCCATTGGTCTAGCTCACCTTTATCTACCGCAAAGTCAAACGCTGCTTTAGCATAGGGGCGTGCGATTGTAGTCAAATCAGACATATACAGCCCCTTGCTTTAAAGTTTTGCAGTAATGTTGTTAAGAAGATCATCGTGTACATCTTTATCGATTGTACGTTCAAGGATTTTCTCAGCACCAGCTATAGCCAGAGTTGCGACTTGTTTGCGCAGGTCATCACGGGCACGTGTGCGTTCAGCTTCAAGTTCTGCTTCAGCGTGCGCTAAGATTTTCTGGCGTTCTGCCTGAGCCTCTTCGCGAGCTTCATCAATAATTTGAGCTTTACGTTTATTTGCCTGTTCAATAACCTCAGTTGCAGTGCGCTTCGCTTCCTTCATTTGCTCAGAAGCGTTGGCTTGTGCCAGGTTCAAGTCTTTAGCAGCGCGCTCAGCGGCTACAAGACCGTCAGCAATTTTCTTCTGACGTTCTTCAATTGCTTGCATGATTGGCGGCCATACATATTTCATGCAGAACCAAACAAACAGTGTAAAAGCAATTGCTTGACCCAGCAGAGTTGCGTTCATATTCACAACAGCTACCCCTCGTTAAGAATCAACTACAAAAATTTAATTAACTATTAAAAGCTAATTAGCCTGCTAGTTGACCAACAAATGGGTTAGCAAACGTGAATAGTAGTGCGATTACGATACCGATCATTGGAACAGCATCCAGTAGACCAGCGATGATGAACATCTTAACTTGTAGCATTGGAGCCATTTCAGGTTGACGCGCAGCGCCTTCTAGGAATTTACCACCAAGAATAGCAAAACCAATTGCAGTACCTACGGCACAAAGACCAACAATAATAGCAACAGCGATTGCTGAAAAACTTAGTACAGTTTCCATTTACGTTCTCCGATTAACATTAATAGTTAGAATAAAGCTTAAAAATTTTTTAGTGATCACTATCTTCATGAGCCATTGATAAGTAAACGATTGTCAACATCATGAAAACAAACGCTTGAATCAAAATAACTAAGATATGGAAGATAGCCCAAGGTAGTGCACCTACCCATTGTAAGTACCACGGTAGCATTGCCGCGATAAGAATAAACACCACCTCACCCGCAAACATATTACCAAATAAACGCATACCTAGAGATAGTGGCTTCGCTAATAACGAAATTACCTCAAGTACCAAGTTAAATGGGATCATGATTGGGTGATTAAATGGATGCAGTGCCAATTCTTTAGCAAATCCGCCTAGGCCTTTCACTTTGATGCTGTAGTAGATCATCAGAGCAAAAACACCCAAAGCCATTGCCATAGTTATATTTACATCAGCTGTAGGAACCACTTTCAAGTAAGGGATACCTAACCAATGCTCTGCTGGATATGGTAAGAAATCGATTGGCACTAAGTCCATCAAGTTCATAATGATAATCCAGCAGAATATAGTCAGTGCTAGTGGGGCAATCAGAGGGTTGCGACCATGGAAAGTTTCTTTAACGTTGTCGCCAACGAATTCCACTACCATTTCAACAAAACACTGAAGCTTACCAGGTACACCTACTGTTGCTTTCTTAGCGACTGAGCGAAAAACCCAAAGGAATAACATCCCTGTCAACACCGAAAAAAACAGACTGTCTATATGTACGTTCCAGAAACTTGTTTCCTCTACAAGACCAAACTTAGCTAAAGAAAGGTTTTGTAAATGGTGTTCAATGTATCCGGATGCTGTTGGCGCAGCCATAACTCATCCTATTTTTTATTGTTAATGAAAAGCACTGGCGCAAAGATATTAATACCTAGAACCAGTAAATAGGTCAGTTTGAGGGGAATTAATTCCACCTGCATATACATGTAGACAATAGAGAATAGTAGAACTGTGATTAAGATTTTTAGAGCTTCGCCTGCATAGAACGACGCCGCAACTAACTTAGTTGCGCGAGCTCCACAAAATAGGAAAGCACACACACAAAAAACCACATTAGCAATGACAAAAATACCGCCACCGACCAATGCAGCAAAACCCCAATCAGGATTAACAGCTAAACCTAACCCTATTGCCACTAATATAACCGCGCTAAGCTCGATCAATAACATTTGCTTTGCAAGCACTCGTCCTGGTCTTGCTAACGCCGCTACCATGTATTCGTTCCTCTTTTAAGCCCACTAAATCACTCGCTTAAAAGCGTGCTGAGAAATTGGCAAAAATTATACGTTCAGCCAAATCGATTGCAATAACAATGCAGCAATCATTTACATTTTTGTATACAAACCTACAACTTTTGTACAAAATTACTTATTTATTACATAATTGACCTAAATCAATTATCTCATTTAGTACTCTAGTTTAGCAATAAGTTGCTCTAATTTGTGAGGCTCATCAAGAGTAATCGTCACTTTTGACTTACCACTAACAGAACGAGTAACTGAAACGTTTGCTTGCAATTTTTCCGTAAGTCTTCGTGAAAGTTCGATAGCTTCTGTGTCTTCAGGCTTCGATTCTGTCTCAACCTCTGGTTTTAAGCATTTTTTAACAAGCTGCTCAATTTGACGCACGGTCATTTTCTTGTTTACCGCAGTATTTGCCGCTTCAACCTGGATATCACCTTCAAGGGCAAGCAGTGCTCGAGCGTGCCCCATTTCAAGTTGCTTTGATACAACTAAAGCCTTCACAGGTTCAGCCAACTGATTCAAGCGCAGTAAGTTACTGACCGTCGCACGTGACTTACCAATCACCTCAGCAACCTTTTGGTGCGTCAGTTCAAATTCGTTCTGTAAGCGCTCTAGCGCTTGTGCTTCTTCGATAACATTCAAGTCTTCACGTTGAATATTCTCGATCAATGCCATTGCAATAGCAGCCTTGTCTTCCACTCTCTTTATCAAACACGGCACTTGTTTCAAACCAGCCTGACGAGCCGCTCTCCAACGACGCTCACCAGCGATAATCTCAAACTGGTCGTGCGCTAAAGGGCGTACTACGATTGGCTGAATAATGCCTTGAGACTGGATTGAAGCTGCTAGTTCTTCTAGTGCTTCAGGCGCAATATCCTTACGCGGTTGATAAACACCTGGCTTTAAGCAACCAACAGCCAGCTCTGTCAATTCCCCATCAGCCGACAAAGCCTGACTATGAGAAGCAACGTGCTGTTTTTCACGAGCCAACGAGCTAGTTGCAAGCAATGCATCTAGCCCCTTTCCTAAACCACGCTTAGACATTGAGCGAATTCCTTTGGTTAGACCTATACTGGGACTTCTTCACGACGCAACATTTCACCAGCAAGAGCTAGGTATGCCTTCGCGCCTGCAGAATATTTGTCGTAGTACATTGCTGGCTTGCCATGACTCGGCGCTTCTGCCAAACGTACATTTCTAGGGATGACAGTTCGATAAACTTTATTACCGAAATGTTTTTTAAGCTGATCAGATACTTCATTAGATAAGCGATTACGAGGATCGTACATAGTACGCAGAAGACCTTCGATCTTCAGGTTCTCGTTTACGACCGCTGCAAGCTTACTGATGGTATCCATCAACGCCGTTAAACCTTCTAGAGCAAAATATTCACATTGCATCGGAACCAATACGGAATCAGCTGCCGCCATTGCATTAATTGTAAGAAGGTTTAGAGAAGGTGGGCAATCAATAAAGATGAAATCATAGTTATCACGAACTGATGCCAGTGCGCTCTTAAGGCGAACTTCACGGGCAAACACTTCCATTAACTTAATTTCTGCCGCCGTAACATCACCGTTGGCAGCAATGAGATCGTAATTGCCCGATGTACTTCGACAAACTACCTCATCAAATGAGGTGTCTTCAACTAACAAATCGTAAGCAGTTGCTTCAACTTGATATTTATCGACACCACTTGCCATAGTGGCATTACCTTGAGGATCGAGGTCAACAACCAAGACCTTGCGTTTTGTTGCCGCCATTGATGCTGCTAAGTTAATGCAAGTTGTTGTTTTTCCTACGCCGCCCTTCTGGTTGGCAATTGCTACAATTCTACCCACTATGGCCTCGCTGATTATCCCTGACGCGATAAAGTAACTAGATGACGCTCTCCATTAAGCTCTGGCACTTGCAAAGCTTTAATGTCTGTCACTGAACACCATTCAGGTAACAGGTCGATTTCGTCTTTAGGATGTTGTCCCTTAAGAGCCAAAAATACACCGGATTGCTCTTTAGGTAAATGGTGACACCACTCTACCATGTCTGTCATTGACGCAAATGCGCGACTGAGCACGACATCAAACTTTTCTTCAGGTTGAAATTCTTCAACACGGCTTTGAATCGGTACTACGTTATCGATACCCAATTCATGAACGACCTGCTTAATAAAACGAATACGCTTACCTAAGCTATCCAGCAAGTAAAACTCACCGTCTGGGTTCATGATTGAGAGAGGAATCCCTGGCAATCCAGGCCCCGTACCTATATCAATAAAACGTTTGCCTTGTAAGTGGGTACTAACAATGATGCTATCTAAGATATGTTTCACCATCATTTCTAACGGGTCACGCACCGATGTTAAGTTATAAGCTTTGTTCCATTTGTTGAGTAATTCAACATAACTAACCAACTGGCCACGTTGTTTTTCAGAGACTTCAAGTTCAGTCTGACCAATCAGGTGATCCAGTTTTTCGCGTAATGCGCTCATTATGCCTCCTCACCTTTTTTTAACAGGCCATGCTTTTTCAGATAAACCAAAAGAATTGAGATTGCCGCAGGCGTAATCCCTGAAATACGAGAAGCAAGACCTATCGAGTCTGGCTTAGTGGTTGTGAGCTTGAGAACCACCTCGTTAGAAAGTCCTTTAATTTGGCTGTAGTCGATATCAGCAGGCAATTTGGTATTTTCATGACGAAGTGATTTTGCAATTTCGTCTTGTTGGCGTTGGATATAGCCTTCGTACTTCACTTGGATCTCAACTTGCTCAGATGCTTGTTGATCTTCCAATGCTGGAGCAAAACGATCCAATTCAGTTAACTGTGAATAAGTCATCTCAGGGCGACGAAGAAGATCTTCACCACTTGCCTCTCGAGACATTGGTGTTTTTAGGATCTGATTAAGCGCACCGATATCTTCAGATTTTGGATTTATCCATGTTTCTTTTAAACGTTGACGCTCTTTCTCAATATTTTCCACTTTCTCGTTGAATCGAGCCCAACGAGCATCGTCCACTAAGCCAAGCTCGCGAGACTTCTCAGTCAATCGAATATCAGCGTTATCTTCACGAAGCAAAAGACGGTATTCTGCACGAGACGTAAACATACGGTAAGGTTCTTTAGTGCCCATGGTTGATAGGTCATCAATAAGAACGCCCATGTAAGCTTGGTCTCGACGTGGACTCCAGGCTTCTTTGCCTTGCGTAAATAAACTCGCGTTAAGACCTGCCATCAAGCCTTGCGCAGCTGCTTCTTCATAACCGGTCGTACCGTTAATCTGCCCCGCAAAAAACAGCCCCTTAATAAACTTAGTTTCGTAACTCAGCTTTAGGTCGCGAGGGTCAAAGAAGTCGTACTCAATCGCATAGCCAGGACGAACAATATGGGCATTTTCAAACCCCTTCATTGAATGAACGATTTTAACTTGAACGTCAAACGGCAGACTGGTTGAGATACCATTAGGGTATAGCTCGTGTGTCGTAAGACCTTCAGGCTCAATGAAAATTTGATGGCTGTTCTTGTCAGCAAAACGCATCACTTTATCTTCAATCGAAGGACAGTAGCGAGGGCCAATGCCTTCAATCACCCCTGCATACATTGGGCTTCGGTCTAGGTTAGCACGAATAACATCATGCGTATTTTCATTAGTATGTGTGATGTAACATGGAATTTGGCGAGGCTGTTGAGCTCGATTTCCCATGAACGAGAAAACAGGGGTCGGGTTATCACCATGTTGAACCTCAAGCTCAGAAAAATCGACACTGCGTGCATCGATACGAGGAGGGGTACCTGTTTTCAGGCGATCAACTCTAAATGGAAGATCACGAAGTCGGTCAGCAAGAGCGATCGATGGTGGATCCCCCGCACGACCACCCGATGAACTTTCCATCCCAATATGGATCTTTCCACCCAAGAATGTGCCGACCGTCAGTACCACTGCGTTAGCACGGAATTTAAGGCCCATCTGTGTCACCACGCCCACCACTTGATCCTGTTCCACGATCAAGTCATCAACCGATTGTTGGAACAACGTCAGATTCGGTGTGTTTTCTAGCACATTACGAACAAAGGATTTGTAAAGTATGCGGTCAGCTTGTGCACGAGTTGCACGAACTGCTGGACCTTTTGATGCGTTTAATGTTCTGAACTGAATACCTGCATGATCAATAGCTTGCGCCATTAATCCACCCATAGCATCGACCTCTTTTACCAAGTGGCCTTTACCGATCCCGCCGATAGCTGGGTTACAAGACATTTGTCCTAATGTATCGATATTATGAGTGAGTAATAACGTACTTTGACCAGTACGTGCAGATGCGAGTGCGGCTTCCGTTCCAGCATGGCCACCACCAACAACGATGACGTCAAATTTTTCGTGATAAAGCATGAACCGACCTCAGGTATTCAAACGTTTTCTAAACAGATAAAAAGGAGCGATATACTACCTGTTTTCCTTGCTTGAGAAAACGTTTTTGGAGTTTTTCAAAAAAGCTGTTTTTAATTAATATAGATAAGATCTTTAAAGAGATCTTTTATTAGATCTATTATTAGGATCGAGGGTGTCTGTGGATAAGTCAAAAATGATCAACAAGATCATGGATCTTTTTTGGATCAAATGATGTGATCTAACTTTGATCAGGTTGAGGATTAGCTGGGATCAAAATGGCTACTTATTCACAGGGGGAAATTATCCTAAAACTTGTTATTTGGATAACTATAGGTTAATCACCGTATATGTATGATCTTATCCACAGAGAAAATAGAAAATAAACCGTCGATTTTCCATTTTTTTGAAAAAAAAGTTATTCACAATCACGATATTCGGAGGTAAAAAAAGCGGCATAAGCCGCTTTTTGGAAGAAAGAAGCGGTTAAAACTGGTCAATATGATCGTTAAACCAGGCTTCAGCTGCATCTTCAGGGACAGGGGTTTCCAATACATCGATGCTAAAACAGTCTGAAATAGACTGTGCTCCGAGGTTTTCCAGTTGGCTGTGGACTGATTTTCCCGCTAAACAAAAGGTATCGTAGCTTGAATCTCCTAGTGCCACGACAGCAAAGCGAACCTGGCTTAAGTCTGGAGAATGCTGGGTTAATGCGTCGATAAACGGCTTAATATTGTCTGGGAACTCACCGGCACCGTGAGTTGAAGTCACCAATAACCAAAAGCCTTGTTGTGCAATATCATCGTAATCTGGCTGATTATGCAGGGTTATTTCATGTCCTTGTTCTTCAAGAAGATCATTAAGGTGATCGCCAACGTATTCAGCACCGCCCAAGGTGCTGCCTGTAATAATATGGATCATTAAGCTGTCCTTACTAAGAAAAAAAGCCAGCATAAGCCGGCTTTTAAAGGTTA
The Vibrio kanaloae genome window above contains:
- the atpG gene encoding F0F1 ATP synthase subunit gamma, whose translation is MAGAKEIRNKIGSVKSTQKITKAMEMVAASKMRRSQDAMEATRPYAETMRKVIGHLANGSLEYKHPYLEEREAKRVGYIIVSTDRGLCGGLNINLFKKAMNDMKDWSEKGADVELAIVGSKATAFFNNSGAKVAAQVSGLGDRPSLEDLIGSVSVMLKKYDEGELDRLFVVFNKFENTMVQEPTIDQLLPLPKSNSEEMKRSHSWDYIYEPEPKPLLDALLVRYVESQVYQGVVENLACEQAARMIAMKSATDNAGDIIDDLELVYNKARQAAITQELSEIVSGAAAV
- the atpA gene encoding F0F1 ATP synthase subunit alpha gives rise to the protein MQLNSTEISDLIKQRIESFDVVSEARNEGTIVSVSDGILSIHGLADVMQGEMIELPGGRYALALNLNRDSVGAVVMGPYADLQEGMKVTGTGRILEVPVGPEMLGRVVNTLGEPIDGKGPIEAKLTSPVEIIAPGVIDRKSVDQPVQTGYKSVDSMIPIGRGQRELVIGDRQTGKTAMAIDAIINQKDSGIFSIYVAIGQKASTIANVVRKLEEHGALANTVVVVASASESAALQYLAPYAGCAMGEYFRDRGEDALIVYDDLSKQAVAYRQISLLLKRPPGREAFPGDVFYLHSRLLERAARVSEAYVEKFTNGEVTGKTGSLTALPIIETQAGDVSAFVPTNVISITDGQIFLQTELFNAGVRPAVDPGISVSRVGGSAQTKIIKKLSGGIRTALAQYRELAAFAQFSSDLDEATKKQLDHGQKVTELMKQKQYAPMSVFDQALVIFAAERGYLQDVELSKVLDFEAALLSFARGQYADLATQIDTTGAFNKEIEAELKKLVDDFKATQTW
- a CDS encoding ParA family protein — encoded protein: MGRIVAIANQKGGVGKTTTCINLAASMAATKRKVLVVDLDPQGNATMASGVDKYQVEATAYDLLVEDTSFDEVVCRSTSGNYDLIAANGDVTAAEIKLMEVFAREVRLKSALASVRDNYDFIFIDCPPSLNLLTINAMAAADSVLVPMQCEYFALEGLTALMDTISKLAAVVNENLKIEGLLRTMYDPRNRLSNEVSDQLKKHFGNKVYRTVIPRNVRLAEAPSHGKPAMYYDKYSAGAKAYLALAGEMLRREEVPV
- the rsmG gene encoding 16S rRNA (guanine(527)-N(7))-methyltransferase RsmG produces the protein MSALREKLDHLIGQTELEVSEKQRGQLVSYVELLNKWNKAYNLTSVRDPLEMMVKHILDSIIVSTHLQGKRFIDIGTGPGLPGIPLSIMNPDGEFYLLDSLGKRIRFIKQVVHELGIDNVVPIQSRVEEFQPEEKFDVVLSRAFASMTDMVEWCHHLPKEQSGVFLALKGQHPKDEIDLLPEWCSVTDIKALQVPELNGERHLVTLSRQG
- a CDS encoding F0F1 ATP synthase subunit I, yielding MVAALARPGRVLAKQMLLIELSAVILVAIGLGLAVNPDWGFAALVGGGIFVIANVVFCVCAFLFCGARATKLVAASFYAGEALKILITVLLFSIVYMYMQVELIPLKLTYLLVLGINIFAPVLFINNKK
- the mnmG gene encoding tRNA uridine-5-carboxymethylaminomethyl(34) synthesis enzyme MnmG produces the protein MLYHEKFDVIVVGGGHAGTEAALASARTGQSTLLLTHNIDTLGQMSCNPAIGGIGKGHLVKEVDAMGGLMAQAIDHAGIQFRTLNASKGPAVRATRAQADRILYKSFVRNVLENTPNLTLFQQSVDDLIVEQDQVVGVVTQMGLKFRANAVVLTVGTFLGGKIHIGMESSSGGRAGDPPSIALADRLRDLPFRVDRLKTGTPPRIDARSVDFSELEVQHGDNPTPVFSFMGNRAQQPRQIPCYITHTNENTHDVIRANLDRSPMYAGVIEGIGPRYCPSIEDKVMRFADKNSHQIFIEPEGLTTHELYPNGISTSLPFDVQVKIVHSMKGFENAHIVRPGYAIEYDFFDPRDLKLSYETKFIKGLFFAGQINGTTGYEEAAAQGLMAGLNASLFTQGKEAWSPRRDQAYMGVLIDDLSTMGTKEPYRMFTSRAEYRLLLREDNADIRLTEKSRELGLVDDARWARFNEKVENIEKERQRLKETWINPKSEDIGALNQILKTPMSREASGEDLLRRPEMTYSQLTELDRFAPALEDQQASEQVEIQVKYEGYIQRQQDEIAKSLRHENTKLPADIDYSQIKGLSNEVVLKLTTTKPDSIGLASRISGITPAAISILLVYLKKHGLLKKGEEA
- the atpH gene encoding F0F1 ATP synthase subunit delta; the encoded protein is MSDLTTIARPYAKAAFDFAVDKGELDQWGQMLTFAAEVAQNDDVHNLLSSSMTAEKLAEIFIVICGEQFDEFGQNLIKVMAENGRLMAFPDVCKQFLLLKQEHEKEIDVEVTSAVELSKEQRADISSKLEQRLARKVQLNCSIDETLLSGVIIRAGDLVIDNSARSRLDRLSDALQS
- the atpB gene encoding F0F1 ATP synthase subunit A, with protein sequence MAAPTASGYIEHHLQNLSLAKFGLVEETSFWNVHIDSLFFSVLTGMLFLWVFRSVAKKATVGVPGKLQCFVEMVVEFVGDNVKETFHGRNPLIAPLALTIFCWIIIMNLMDLVPIDFLPYPAEHWLGIPYLKVVPTADVNITMAMALGVFALMIYYSIKVKGLGGFAKELALHPFNHPIMIPFNLVLEVISLLAKPLSLGMRLFGNMFAGEVVFILIAAMLPWYLQWVGALPWAIFHILVILIQAFVFMMLTIVYLSMAHEDSDH
- a CDS encoding ParB/RepB/Spo0J family partition protein, whose amino-acid sequence is MSKRGLGKGLDALLATSSLAREKQHVASHSQALSADGELTELAVGCLKPGVYQPRKDIAPEALEELAASIQSQGIIQPIVVRPLAHDQFEIIAGERRWRAARQAGLKQVPCLIKRVEDKAAIAMALIENIQREDLNVIEEAQALERLQNEFELTHQKVAEVIGKSRATVSNLLRLNQLAEPVKALVVSKQLEMGHARALLALEGDIQVEAANTAVNKKMTVRQIEQLVKKCLKPEVETESKPEDTEAIELSRRLTEKLQANVSVTRSVSGKSKVTITLDEPHKLEQLIAKLEY
- the atpE gene encoding F0F1 ATP synthase subunit C, which translates into the protein METVLSFSAIAVAIIVGLCAVGTAIGFAILGGKFLEGAARQPEMAPMLQVKMFIIAGLLDAVPMIGIVIALLFTFANPFVGQLAG
- the atpD gene encoding F0F1 ATP synthase subunit beta; this translates as MATGKIVQIIGAVVDVEFPQGEVPRVYDALNVNEVQERLVLEVQQQLGGGVVRAIVMGSSDGLRRGLTVENTGAPISVPVGTKTLGRIMNVLGDAIDECGEIGAEEHYAIHREAPSYEEQSNETALLETGVKVIDLICPFAKGGKIGLFGGAGVGKTVNMMELINNIALQHSGLSVFAGVGERTREGNDFYFEMQEAGVVNIEKPEESKVAMVYGQMNEPPGNRLRVALTGLTMAERFRDEGRDVLLFVDNIYRYTLAGTEVSALLGRMPSAVGYQPTLAEEMGVLQERITSTKSGSITSVQAVYVPADDLTDPSPATTFAHLDATVVLNRNIASMGLYPAIDPLDSTSRQLDPLVVGQEHYDIARGVQSTLQRYKELKDIIAILGMDELSEEDKQVVSRARKIEKFLTQPYHVAEVFTGDPGVYVPLKETLRGFQGLLSGEYDDIPEQAFMYCGAIDEAIENAKKL
- the atpF gene encoding F0F1 ATP synthase subunit B, whose protein sequence is MNMNATLLGQAIAFTLFVWFCMKYVWPPIMQAIEERQKKIADGLVAAERAAKDLNLAQANASEQMKEAKRTATEVIEQANKRKAQIIDEAREEAQAERQKILAHAEAELEAERTRARDDLRKQVATLAIAGAEKILERTIDKDVHDDLLNNITAKL